One region of Juglans microcarpa x Juglans regia isolate MS1-56 chromosome 7S, Jm3101_v1.0, whole genome shotgun sequence genomic DNA includes:
- the LOC121240222 gene encoding squamosa promoter-binding-like protein 8: MLEYEWGNPASTIMLSAEQEPASDSDQTPQIFDHYTQAFQDNSFNVPQPTTTAFSPFIPQQTQTHPQPHHSLFDPRAYPPSASHYPPTQLLSLDPLPVPTGTRGGGRYMVVPESEEVSRPPLDFVSRLGLNLGGRTYFSSAEDEFVNRVYRRTRQAESGPTNSPRCQAEGCNADLSQAKHYHRRHKVCEYHSKASTVITAGLTQRFCQQCSRFHLLLEFDNGKRSCRKRLADHNRRRRKIQQQNQENQTCQPEKAQKNSSSDKYLTRSPPDSGAHSLSSVTVTLSPPRMSLDCFRQRPYQATASWASSSSLLFSSG; this comes from the exons ATGCTGGAGTATGAATGGGGCAATCCGGCCAGCACAATCATGCTTTCGGCAGAGCAAGAACCAGCCTCTGATTCGGACCAAACTCCTCAAATCTTCGACCACTACACCCAAGCATTCCAAGACAACAGTTTTAACGTCCCTCAACCCACAACCACCGCGTTCTCTCCCTTCATCCCGCAACAGACCCAAACACATCCCCAGCCCCACCACTCCCTCTTCGACCCACGGGCCTACCCACCCAGCGCGTCGCACTACCCACCTACCCAGCTTCTCTCCCTCGATCCTCTCCCCGTCCCCACCGGAACCAGAGGAGGCGGCCGGTACATGGTCGTCCCCGAGAGCGAAGAGGTCTCTCGGCCACCCTTGGACTTCGTCTCCAGACTCGGCCTAAACCTTGGTGGCCGTACGTACTTCTCCTCCGCGGAGGACGAGTTCGTGAACCGGGTCTACCGCAGGACCAGACAGGCCGAGTCCGGTCCCACCAACTCACCCCGGTGCCAGGCCGAGGGGTGCAATGCCGATCTGAGCCAAGCCAAGCACTACCACCGTCGTCACAAGGTCTGCGAGTACCACTCCAAGGCCTCAACCGTCATCACCGCCGGGTTGACTCAGCGATTCTGCCAGCAGTGTAGCAG ATTCCATCTTCTCTTGGAGTTCGATAACGGAAAACGCAGCTGCCGGAAGAGACTGGCCGACCACAATCGTCGCCGGCGGAAAATTCAGcaacaaaaccaagaaaatcAGACATGCCAACCCGAAAAGGCTCAAAAGAATTCGTCCTCTGATAAATATCTGACGA GATCACCGCCTGACTCCGGAGCTCACTCATTGTCGTCGGTAACCGTGACCTTGTCGCCTCCAAGAATGTCGTTGGATTGCTTCAGGCAGCGACCTTATCAAGCTACGGCTTCTTGGGCATCGTCAAGCTCGCTTTTATTCTCAAGTGGGTGA